Proteins encoded within one genomic window of Formosa agariphila KMM 3901:
- the mscL gene encoding large conductance mechanosensitive channel protein MscL encodes MKLIQEFKEFAIKGNMIDMAVGIIIGASFNKVIDVMVKQVFMPPLSLLSEGIHFQDKVWVLRDAIKDASGTVIVEKVVIGYGALIEALIDFLIIGFTVFIVVKFMNRLRNKSQDPKDKTVVTPKDIQLLSGITELLEEQNTLLKTKSK; translated from the coding sequence ATGAAATTAATACAAGAATTTAAAGAGTTTGCGATTAAAGGGAATATGATCGATATGGCTGTTGGTATTATAATTGGAGCGTCGTTTAATAAAGTTATCGATGTTATGGTGAAACAAGTTTTTATGCCACCATTATCTTTACTATCAGAAGGGATTCATTTTCAAGATAAAGTTTGGGTGCTTAGAGATGCTATAAAGGATGCGAGCGGAACAGTAATAGTAGAAAAAGTTGTTATAGGTTATGGTGCGTTAATAGAGGCTTTAATAGATTTTTTAATTATTGGATTTACTGTATTTATCGTTGTAAAGTTTATGAACAGACTGCGTAACAAATCGCAAGATCCAAAAGATAAAACCGTTGTAACTCCAAAAGATATTCAATTGTTGTCTGGGATAACTGAATTGCTAG